The following proteins come from a genomic window of Triticum aestivum cultivar Chinese Spring chromosome 6A, IWGSC CS RefSeq v2.1, whole genome shotgun sequence:
- the LOC123128371 gene encoding RINT1-like protein MAG2 isoform X2, whose protein sequence is MEAAAPSPLLHSPPHITPELRRFLDVRFRSPADLAAAADVEAEIRGRCAELESSVAELSARLADVVAAYSSSLGAAGSALRSVRGGLAALKASTDKTGVREDVEAGSERMLFEQLPPLATDVARVDMVRDYAETALKLDGLIGDVEDAVSSSVTAKLKSRGENSEKTHHVAIGYLKKIEDLLASVTRTRPQWTRLISAVDHRVDRSLALLRPQAIVDHRALLSSLGWPPSLAGTKISDSNSGKPAETVNPLFSMKGDLTRKYSESFLSLCNLQELQKRRKARQLQGHDMGNQPRQPLWVIEELVNPLSAAAQHHFSKWVENPEFVFALAYKITRDFIDSMDEILQPLVDKANLVGYSCREEWISGIVIALSTYLAKEIFPKQIELLQESSSSDASSTAAQDCYFQ, encoded by the exons ATGGAAGCGGCGGCTCCGTCGCCGCTGCTCCATAGCCCCCCGCACATCACCCCAGAGCTCCGGCGCTTCCTAGACGTCCGCTTTCGCTCCCCGGCCGACCTCGCCGCGGCCGCCGACGTCGAGGCCGAGATCCGCGGGCGCTGCGCGGAGCTCGAGTCCTCGGTCGCCGAACTGTCCGCCCGCCTCGCCGATGTGGTCGCCGCGTACTCCTCTTCCCTCGGGGCCGCTGGCTCCGCCCTCCGCAGCGTGCGTGGTGGCCTTGCCGCCCTCAAGGCCTCCACCGACAAGACGG GGGTTAGAGAAGACGTGGAGGCTGGGAGCGAGAGGATGCTGTTTGAACAACTCCCTCCCCTGGCCACCGACGTGGCGAGAGTGGACATGGTTAGAGATTACGCTG AAACGGCTCTAAAGCTTGACGGTTTGATCGGTGATGTAGAAGACGCTGTTTCCTCTTCTGTGACTGCAAAACTTAAATCTCGTGGAGAAAATTCAGAG AAAACCCACCATGTTGCTATTGGATATCTTAAAAAGATAGAAGATCTTTTAGCTTCAGTTACAAGGACCAGACCACAATGGACTCGCCTTATATCTGCAGTGGATCACAGAGTGGACAGATCTCTAGCTTTACTAAGACCACAAGCTATTGTTGATCATCGTGCTCTTCTGTCATCCCTTGGCTGGCCTCCTTCCCTTGCGGGAACAAAAATTTCAGATAGTAATTCTGGGAAACCGGCAGAGACTGTGAACCCATTATTTTCAATGAAGGGTGACTTGACAAGGAAGTATTCTGAAAGCTTTCTTTCGCTCTGTAATCTACAAGAATTACAGAAACGCAGAAAAGCTAGGCAACTACAAGGCCACGACATGGGAAATCAACCACGTCAACCATTATGGGTGATAGAGGAGTTAGTAAATCCATTATCTGCTGCTGCACAACACCATTTCTCCAAATGGGTTGAGAATCCTGAATTTGTATTTGCTCTTGCTTATAAGATAACAAGAGATTTTATTGATTCCATGGATGAGATACTGCAGCCCCTTGTAGATAAGGCCAATCTTGTAGGGTATAGCTGCAGAGAGGAGTGGATTTCAGGTATAGTTATTGCACTGTCTACATACTTGGCGAAAGAGATATTTCCAAAGCAGATTGAACTTCTTCAAGAAAGTAGCTCAAGTGATGCAAGCAGCACGGCGGCTCAG GACTGCTATTTTCAGTAA